One window of Aspergillus oryzae RIB40 DNA, chromosome 3 genomic DNA carries:
- a CDS encoding cytochrome P450 (cytochrome P450) has product MQALGRVALLTTLFNTSLNTSISIYRLFVHRLHPFPGPFACKLTRFYSAFLAAKNIQYNVELKRLHKQYGDFVRTALPLSYGPQTGCRRSTWYGHVDVDDTKICMALSHDFNDHRRRRRAWDRAFSIISLSVYEPRVIAQAKKLMAQVEANQGKPLDATTWSMLFTFDIMGDIGFGKNFGNLTTGKAHPAISAIRDNMRVIAVVSHLPWLLNMLGKIPGAAAGYQGFFKWCTDQVETKRKVLSPRYAFGLAVDETSVYPDATQQSWDHDEYPQDIISWILKAFIDNDVSAPPSEPALHDDSRVVVIAGSDTTALALASIIYFLAKHPQILQKLQAELDNAMPNGPRSWTYDKAKTICYIDDIIHESLRLRPSVSGGGYRVTPAEGLQIDEVFIPGDVNVFVPQQLIQTDERYYKFSKEFIPERWGEKKVEWGTDKAPYFLFSLGIYGCVGKNLAMLSLRVAVSTLAQRYDIRFRTGDILERCIGYIHHFSAAFASCVSPKEIVNTTPFLRLLQVFFILHISGVKVRT; this is encoded by the exons ATGCAAGCTCTAGGCAGAGTTGCCTTACTCACCACTTTGTTCAACACCAGCCTCAATACTAGTATCAGTATATACCGATTATTCGTCCACCgacttcatcctttcccCGGGCCCTTCGCATGCAAGCTCACCCGGTTCTACAGCGCTTTCTTAGcagcaaagaatatccaaTACAATGTGGAACTAAAAAGGCTCCACAAGCAGTACGGCGACTTCGTCCGCACAG CACTGCCCCTGAGCTACGGCCCCCAGACTGGATGTCGCAGGTCAACGTGGTACGGACATGTGGATGTAGATGACACGAAAATATGCATGGCTCTAAGCCACGACTTCAACGAtcaccgacgacgaagaagagcgtgGGACCGAGCCTTCAGTATTATAT CCCTCAGTGTCTACGAACCCCGTGTTATAGCGCAGGCGAAGAAGCTCATGGCCCAGGTCGAAGCCAACCAAGGAAAGCCGCTTGATGCAACCACCTGGTCTATGCTTTTCACCTTCGATATCATGGGAGACATCGGGTTCGGTAAGAACTTTGGCAATCTTACAACAGGGAAAGCGCACCCCGCTATTAGTGCTATTCGTGACAATATGCGCGTCATTGCTGTCGTGAGCCATCTTCCGTGGCTTTTGAATATGCTTGGTAAAATACCAGGCGCGGCGGCTGGGTATCAAGGTTTCTTTAAGTGGTGCACTGACCAGGTTGAGACCAAACGCAAGGTATTAAGTCCTCGTTACGCTTTTGGTTTGGCTGTAGATGAGACTAGCGTATACCCCGATGCAACGCAACAGAGCTGGGACCACGACGAATACCCCCAAGACATCATTTCCTGGATCTTGAAAGCTTTCATAGACAACGATGTCTCGGCCCCACCATCTGAACCGGCCCTTCATGATGACTCGCGTGTGGTGGTGATTGCGGGCAG CGACACAACCGCCTTGGCCCTAGCAAGCATCATCTACTTCCTCGCCAAACATcctcaaatcctccaaaaaCTCCAAGCCGAACTCGACAATGCAATGCCTAACGGGCCCCGAAGTTGGACTTACGACAAAGCCAAAACCATATGCTACATCGACGATATAATCCACGAAAGCCTTCGTCTGCGACCCTCCGTCTCAGGTGGTGGATACCGCGTAACGCCTGCCGAGGGCCTCCAGATTGACGAAGTCTTCATCCCAGGAGATGTGAACGTGTTCGTTCCACAGCAGCTAATCCAAACAGACGAGCGATACTACAAATTCTCCAAGGAGTTTATTCCCGAGCGATGGGGCGAAAAGAAGGTCGAGTGGGGAACTGATAAGGCGCCttattttctgttttctttgg GAATCTACGGCTGCGTAGGGAAGAATCTAGCTATGCTTAGTCTCCGCGTAGCCGTATCTACCCTAGCACAGCGGTACGACATCAGGTTTCGCACGGGAGACATTTTGGAACGATGCATTGGATACATTCACCACTTTTCTGCCGCCTTTGCAAGTTGTGTTTCACCCAAGGAAATCGTAAATACTACGCCATTCTTGAGACTCCTTCAAgttttcttcattcttcataTTTCTGGTGTAAAAGTGCGCACTTAG
- a CDS encoding sugar porter family MFS transporter (predicted transporter (major facilitator superfamily)) codes for MAIGNIYVIAAIAVIGGGLFGFDISSMSAIIGTNTYKCYFNNGGSVTINENGEKECGGPDTMTQGGITAAMAGGSWLGALVSGYLSDMLGRKQSIMVGSVIWCIGCILVCAAQNIPMLIVGRIINGFSVGICSAQVPVYISEIAPPTKRGRLVGLQQWAITWGILIMFYISYGCSFIKGTAAFRIPWGLQMIPAILLFLGMMLLPESPRWLARKDRWEECHAVLTLVHGHGDPDSPFVQSEFEEIKGMCEFERQNADVSFMELLKPNMINRTHVGVFTQIWSQLTGMNVMMYYITYVFAMAGLNGNNLLVSSSIQYVINVFMTIPAILWLDRWGRRPTLLIGAALMAAWLYANAGLMAAHGHAAPPGGLNGTPAESWEITGPPSKAVIACTYLFVASYAITWGPASWVYPPELFPLRVRGKANALCTSFNWAFNFALGWFVPPAFENIKWQVYIVFGVFCTAMFIHVFFMFPETAGKTLEDVEAIFTDPTGIPYIGIPAWKTRNEFSRGATLEQVGFDEEKKIGGTVQHSETA; via the exons ATGGCCATTGGCAACATTTATGTCATTGCGGCCATCGCCGTCATCGGCGGTGGTCTTTTCGGTTTCGATATCTCGTCCATGTCTGCGATTATCGGTACAAACACCTATAAGTGTTATTTCAACAACGGAGGAAGTGTGACGATCAATGAGAATGGTGAAAAGGAATGTGGAGGTCCCGATACAATGACTCAGGGTGGTATCactgcagccatggctggtgGCTCCTGGTTAGGTGCTCTGGTCTCTGGATACCTGTCTGATATGCTCGGTCGTAAGCAGTCGATCATGGTTGGTTCCGTGATTTG GTGCATTGGATGTATTCTTGTCTGCGCCGCCCAGAACATTCCCATGTTGATTGTTGGTCGTATCATCAACGGTTTCAGTGTCGGTATCTGCTCCGCTCAGGTCCCGGTCTACATCTCTGAGATC GCCCCTCCTACTAAGCGTGGTCGCCTTGTTGGTCTTCAGCAATGGGCCATCACGTGGGGTATCCTGATCATGTTCTA CATTTCCTATGGATGCAGCTTTATCAAGGGCACCGCCGCGTTCCGGATTCCCTGGGGTCTGCAGATGATTCCTgctatccttcttttccttggaaTGATGTTGCTTCCTGAGTCTCCCCGTTGGCTCGCCCGCAAGGACCGTTGGGAGGAGTGCCATGCTGTCCTTACCTTGGTTCATGGTCACGGTGACCCGGACTCTCCTTTTGTCCAGAGCGAATTCGAGGAGATCAAGGGCATGTGCGAATTTGAACGTCAGAATGCCGACGTGAGCTTCATGGAACTCCTCAAGCCGAACATGATCAACCGCACTCACGTCGGTGTCTTCACGCAAATCTGGTCCCAGCTTACGGGCATGAACGTGATGATGTACTACATTACGTATGTGTTTGCGATGGCCGGTTTGAATGGTAACAACCTTCTGGTGTCGTCCAGTATCCAATATGTGATCAATGTGTTCATGACCATCCCTGCTATCTTGTGGCTGGATCGCTGGGGTCGCCGTCCCACTCTCCTTATTGGTGCCGCCCTCATGGCGGCCTGGCTGTACGCCAATGCTGGTCTGATGGCCGCACACGGTCATGCCGCTCCCCCAGGCGGTCTCAATGGAACACCCGCAGAGTCCTGGGAAATCACCGGCCCTCCTTCCAAGGCTGTCATTGCGTGTACCTACCTGTTCGTCGCCTCCTACGCCATCACCTGGGGTCCTGCCTCGTGGGTGTACCCTCCCGAGCTCTTCCCCCTGCGTGTCCGTGGCAAGGCCAACGCTCTGTGCACCTCCTTCAACTGGGCCTTCAACTTCGCTCTGGGTTGGTTCGTCCCCCCTGCCTTCGAGAACATCAAGTGGCAGGTCTAcatcgtcttcggtgtcttctGTACTGCCATGTTCATTCATGTATTTTTCATGTTCCCCGAGACCGCCGGTAAGACCCTCGAGGACGTCGAGGCCATCTTCACCGACCCAACTGGTATTCCGTACATCGGTATTCCCGCCTGGAAGACCAGAAACGAATTCTCGCGCGGCGCCACCCTGGAGCAGGTTGGCTTcgacgaggagaagaagattggcgGTACTGTCCAGCATTCCGAGACCGCATAA
- a CDS encoding uncharacterized protein (predicted protein), with the protein MPSILRTLKHRFYRILELLSILSRSFVELSIDFIIELLETIFKNKISLFFPVLITINAVKLVKLFYNYIELQFRLSNSIVSNRELIFTSKFYYIKLRLSTAFYLQIDKYYFKYFTNKDGILLLGYSPNFQLRTEDGTFSEEIPAVQHRIEKLTKIRENLAEHWQNAIES; encoded by the exons ATGCCCAGTATATTAAGAA CTCTAAAGCATCGCTTCTATAGAATTTTAGAATTGCTATCAATTCTATCTAGATCTTTTGTAGAACTATCAATAGACTTTATAATAGAGTTACTAGAAACgatatttaaaaataaaatc TCACTATTCTTCCCTGTTTTAATAACAATCAATGCGGTAAAACTTgttaaattattttataattatatagaattacAATTTAGACTATCAAATAGTATTGTATCTAATAGAGAACTAATCTTTACTAGTAAATTCTA CTATATAAAACTTAGGTTATCAACAGCGTTCTATCTACAAATTGATA aatattattttaaatattttacCAATAAAGA CGGAATTC TCCTACTCGGCTATTCGCCAAATTTCCAATTACGTACCGAGGACGGTACTTTTTCGGAGGAGATCCCGGCAGTACAACACCGCATTGAAAAATTAACGAAAATTCGTGAAAATTTAGCGGAACACTGGCAAAACGCGATAGAATCTTAG
- a CDS encoding uncharacterized protein (predicted protein), with protein sequence MLFRKIIDYIIKFINDKISLWIRLLKSSVEAPILFIFKKNSGLKLYINYRGLNKITIKNRYLLFLILEILDRLAGVKFFIKINIQDKIAFYTRYNHFKYLIVFFVLYNILNICYIVYLDNILIFLLDRESYIRYIK encoded by the exons ATGTTGTTCCGGAAAATAAtagattatataattaaatttattaatgATAAAATATCGCT TTGGATTAGACTCTTAAAGAGTTCTGTAGAAGCCCctattttatttatctttaaAAAGAATAGTGGTCTAAAACTATATATCAATTATCGGGGTCTTAATAAAATAACGATAAAGAATcgctatttattatttttaatattagAAATTTTAGATCGTCTGGCAGGCGTAAAATTctttattaaaattaatattcAAGAC AAGATAGCGTTTTATACAAGATATAACCACTTTAAGTATTTAATAGTATTTTTTG tattataCAATATTCTAAATATCTGTTATATAGTATATCTAGATAATATCTTAATCTTTTTACTAGATCGAGAGAGCTATATAAGGTATATTAAGTAG
- a CDS encoding C2HC-type zinc finger protein (predicted protein), producing the protein MKDFLYTFVDPEADRHRNVAYRLINEKQNGRNMREWCARSLEVWQAFPNNSLTAQTWIQTLDQEVQREITRAARQPQTLGEAHDMAIQYWSMLHRERSLRDSEGSGRKRADGGNQGPAGFNRGRKRPRENETPATRPRGSRSSPGQPPFKARRWNDGTQAAHERKRDWQKKEGRCFRCNEMGHRIWECPKAADGAPGKDASREQ; encoded by the coding sequence atgaaagacttCCTTTATACGTTCGTCGACCCGGAGGCGGACCGACATCGGAACGTCGCGTATCGCCTCATaaatgagaaacagaacGGAAGAAACATGCGCGAATGGTGTGCCCGAAGCTTAGAAGTATGGCAAGCCTTCCCAAATAACTCTCTCACGGCTCAAACGTGGATCCAAACGCTCGATCAGGAGGTCCAGAGGGAGATCACTCGCGCGGCTCGCCAGCCACAAACCCTGGGAGAAGCACACGATATGGCAATCCAAtattggtcaatgcttcaTCGTGAACGCAGTCTACGCGACAGTGAAGGAAGCGGCCGAAAGCGCGCCGACGGGGGAAACCAGGGTCCGGCTGGATTTAACAGAGGCAGGAAACGCCCTCGTGAAAACGAAACCCCTGCTACGCGTCCCCGCGGCAGCCGCTCTTCGCCCGGGCAACCGCCTTTCAAAGCCCGTCGATGGAATGACGGCACGCAGGCGGCCCATGAGCGCAAAAGGGActggcagaagaaagagggacgCTGTTTCCGATGCAACGAGATGGGCCACAGAATCTGGGAGTGCCCCAAGGCCGCCGACGGCGCGCCGGGGAAAGATGCCTCCCGCGAACAATAG